The Actinoplanes sp. N902-109 genomic interval CGTACGCAAGCGCTCAGCCGGACCGCCACCTGCCGCAGCAGTTCGTCACCCGCCTCGTGCCCGAACACGTCGTTGACCGGCTTGAAGCCGTCCAGGTCGACGAAGAGCACGGCCACCGCGTCCCGGCGCAGCGAGGAGTCCAGCGCGTCCTGCAGCCGGCGCCGGTTGGGCAGCCCGGTCAGCGCGTCGTGCTGCGCCTCGTACGCCAGCCGCTCCTGGAACGCCCGGTTCTCCGAGATGTCGCGGGCGTTGATGACGATGCCGTTGAGCGCCGGGTTGTGCATCTGGTTGGAGGCGGTGAACTCGAACCAGGTCGCGTCGCCCCGCGAGTTGAGGATGCGCGTCTGCAACCGCACCACTGCGGCCCGCTCGCCCTTCAGCCGCCCGAAGACGTCGGCCATCGCCGGCCGGTCCTCCTCGTGCACCAGCTCGAACACGCTGCGGCCCTGCAGCGAACCCGGCGGGAAGTGCAGCACGCTCGCCGCGCTCGGACTGGAGAACGCGATCCGGCCCTCGGCGTCCAGCACGGCCACCATGTCCGGCGCGTGCTGGAACAACGCCTGGAACCTCGCATCGGCCCGGCGGCGCTGCACCTGGGTGCGATACCCCAGCGCCGAGATGCCCACCGCACCGATCAGAAGCATCGCGAGCAGCGTGACATTGATGGTCTGGCTGCGGCTGTGCACGGCGCCGTCAAAAGAGGCGGTCGTCTGGGTACGGACATAGGCCCACCCGCCGGGCAGCACGTCCCCGCTCACCACGCTGGCGATCCGGCTGGTGCCCCCGGACTTGTAGGTGACAAAACTCGCCCCGGCAGGCTTGGCCCGGACCGCGGCAACGATCTGCGCATCGACCGCGCTGCCGATGGCGTTCGCGTCACTGCTGAACCCGATGACGCCGTTCGGGTCGATGATCGAGGTGACGTGCGCGTCGGACCTGAGCTTCGCGGTGTACGCCTGCAACGTCGTACGGGACAACTCGGTGAACCCGATCAGCACCGCGGCGGTGGCCCCGCCGACCTGGATGGGCACCGCAACCCCCTGGACGGCGATCGGCTTGCCGTCGCTGCTGGGCACGAGCATCACCGGGGAGAACCCGGGGGCGCCGGCCTTCAGCAACATCAGCATCCGGGCGTACCCGGCATCCGTGGTGGGCGGCAGAGCATTGATCGTGGTGGCATCGAGCACGGTGCCGGTCAACGTGGTGACAGCCGCACCGTAGTTGAAGAAGTCCGACTTCTTGACGTACTCGGTGAGCGAAGCCTGGTCCCCGGCGTGCCCGGCCCCGAGGTTGAAGGGATAACTGCCGGCGTACGCGGCCAGGTCCTTGGCCGACTGCCCCTGCACCGACCCGGCCAGGGTGGCATTGTTGACCGCCAACGCCTGCGTGTCGGCGCGGTGCACCGTGTCGGCGGCCCGCAGCGCGGACCGGTTCACGAGCACGCCGACGATGCCGACGGCCAGCAGCAGCAACACGCTGACGACCACGGCGATCCAGTTGCGCAGGCGCATCGGTCCCTCCCTCACCGCACACCATCGGGCGCCGTCCCGCGAACTTGAAGGAAACCGGCTGAATCGGCCTGGTCGTGCCTGCTGTCCGGCTTCGTGCCCTTGCTCGGTCGCCTTTCTCGCCCGGCTGCCTTTTCACTCGGCGCTTTGACTCGGCTGCTTGTGCGCTCGGCTGGGGGTGCGCGGCTTGTGCGCTCGGCTGCGGGTGCGCGGCTTCTACGCTCGGCTGCGGTAGGTTCGGCGACCATGACGTCGCTTCGAAAGCTGTCCATGGCTGCACTCGCCCTGGCGACCCTGGCCGCGACGAGTGGCTTCACGTCGTCCGCCCCCGCGCCGTCGTGGCGGCTGTCGGACACGGGCGTCACCGCCCGCTTCCGCGGCCTGGCCCCGGTCAGCGCCAAGACAGCCTGGGTGGCGGGTTCCGAAGGCACCATTCTCCGTACCGTCGACGGGGCACGCAGCTGGCAGCGGGTGGACCCGCCAGGCGCGGCAGACCTACAGTTCCGCGACATCGAAGCGTTCGACGCCGAGCACGCCGTCGCCCTGTCGATCGGCGAGGGCGACCAGTCCCGCGTCTACATCACCGCGAACGGCGGCCGCACCTGGCAGGAGACGTTCCGCAACACCGACCCGGCGGCGTTCTACGACTGCGTCAGCTTCCTGGACCGGCGCCACGGGCTCGCCCTCTCCGACCCGGTCGGCGGCAAGTTCCGCATCCTGGCCACCGCCGACGGCGGCCGATCCTGGTCGGTCCAGCCCACCACCGGCATGCCCGACGCCCTGCCCGGCGAGTTCGCCTTCGCCGCCAGCGGCACCTGCCTGGTCTCGGCGGCGGGCCGAGCCTGGTTCGCCACCGGCGGCGGCGCCCGGGCCCGCGTCTTCACCACCGCTGACGGCGGCCGCACCTGGCACGTGTCGGACAGCGGCATCCCGAGCGGCCCAAGCGCGGGCATCTACAGCCTTGCCTTCCGCGACCCCCGGCACGGCCTCGCCGTAGGCGGCGACTACGCCACCCCGGAAACCGCCCCCGACGCCGCAGCAACCACCCGCAACGGCGGCCGCACCTGGACCCCCGCCCGCACCGAACCCGGCGAATACCGATCCGGCGTCGCCTGGCTCACCGCCACCACAGCCCTGGCCGTAGGCCCCACCGGCAGCGACATCACCGACAACGGTGGCCGCACCTGGCAGGAATTCGACTCCGGCAGCTTCGACGCGGTGCAGTGCGCAGGCAGCACATGCTGGGCATCCGGCGAACAGGGCCGCGTAGCCACCCTCACCCGGAAGCACTGACCTTGGCGATCCAGAAGCGGTGGATCGCCGCAGCCGTGCCGGCGCTGGCCATCGGCTGCTGCTGCGTGACGCAAATCGGCTCCAGCCTCGAGCTCATGTTCGACCAAACCCCCCACATCGAACTAGCGGTAGCCGCCGCCACAGCCCTGTCAGCCGCCACAGCCGCAGCCTGGTCCCGCTTCCGCACCCACCGCGCCACCCGTGACCTAGCCGCTTGGTCAACCCACCATCCCGCCGCTCCCTCAGCCCCTCCCCCAACCGCCACACCCGAGCCCGCCCCCGCTCCGATCCCCCTCCCCAACCCCGCGCCCGAACTCCCCACCACCTCCACCGCCGGGCCAGCCCAGCACCCCACCACCTCCACCGCCCTGCCAGCCCAGCACCCCACCACCTCCACCGCCCTGCCAGCCCAGCACCCCACCACCTCCACCGCCGGGCACCCCACCACCCTCAGCGGCGACTTCGTCCTCCCCACCGCCGAGGGTCGCCCAATTCGCACAGGGCAGCCGGTCTTGGGGAGTCAGCAGTGGCAGCGCATCGGCATCGACGGACCCTGGCCGTGGACCACGGTGCTACCGCAGACAGCCGTCATCACCGTCGAGTCGGCCTGGTCCGGCTGGGTAGACAGCCTCGCCGTCAAGGCCGGCAAACTCACCTGGTCGGCGCCGTCCCTGTCCCGCATGACCGGCAAGCCAGACGGCGCCGGGGTGTTCGCCAGCATCCGCCTCCCCCACCCGCTACCGCCCTTGGCAGTCCACCTCCGCGCCGAGTCGGCCGGCAAAACCTTCGACGACCGCTTCGACAGCAAAGGCGACGCCGCCCCCGAACTGATCGGCGAAGTACTCCGCATCGTCCACGTCGACAACACCGTGCCCCCATGGACAATCACCGGCGAAGAGCTGTACGCCTTCGCCGCCGTCAACGAGCCCATCCGCCCCCGCCACATCCAAGACCTGGCCCAGCGCGCAGCATGGGTCGCTCAACTCCTCCTGATCGAGCACAACCGCACCCCGGCATGACCCCACCAACCCCCCGCCCGCACTCCACCACAGCGAACACCCCACGCCGCGCAACCCGCACCGCCCCGCACCACGCAAAGACCCCACCACGCCAGCCCACACAAGCCGCCCCGCACCACGCAAAGCCCAAACCCACAACGCCGACCCGCACCACCCGAAGGCGAACCGCACCACTCGAAGGCGACCGCATCACGCAACGCCGATCCCACAACGCCGACCGCACAACGCCGAGCCGAGCCGAGCCGCACGAAAACGAGCCGCGCCGAACCGAACCGCGCTCGGCTGGAGCCACGCTCGGCTGGAGCCGGCCAGCAGTCAGTCAGCTGTTGAGGTAGGTCAGAACCGCAAGTACGCGACGGTTGTCGTCGTCGGACGGTGGCATCGCCAGCTTCATGAAGATGTTGTTGATGTGCTTGCTGATGGCCTTTTCCGTGATGAACAGCTTGGTGGCGATCGCCGCATTGGACCTGCCCTCCGCCATCTCGGCCAGCACCTCCCTTTCCCGGACCGTCAGTGCTCGCAGTGGTTCCCGGCGAGCCAGAAGTTGCGCCACCACCTCTGGATCCATCGCCGTGCCGCCGGTTGCCACCCGCCGCACCGCGTCCACGAACTGACTCACGTTGGCCACCCGGTCCTTGAGTAAGTAACCGACTCCTCCTCCCTCGCCGCTCAGCAACTCCCGCGCGTACAAAGGCTCGACATGCTGGGAAAGCACCAGGACGGGCATCCCCGGAATGTGGCGTCGGGCCGCGATCGCCGCCTGCAGGCCCTCGTCGGTGAACGTGGGCGGCAGCCGCACATCGACCACGGCAACGTCCGGGCGATGGTGGAGCAGGGCGGGCAGCAGTGCAGGTCCGTTGTCCACCGTCTCGACCACCTCGAAGTCGAAGGCCTCGAGCAACCGGGTCAACCCGTCCCGGAGGAGAACAAGGTCTTCGGCGATGACAACGCGCACGGCAGCTCCAAGGTCACGACGGTCGGACCACCCGGCGGGGAGGACAGCGTCATCGTGCCATCGAAAGCAGCGAGGCGGCGTTCCATCCCCCGGAGCCCGGTGCCCGCACCGGGATCGGCGCCACCGTGGCCGTCGTCGAGGACCACTATGCTCATCAGATTTTCGGAATGCCGGATGGTCACAGCCGCCGTATGGGCCGCACTGTGCCGCACCACATTGGTCAGTGCCTCCGCCACGGCGAAGTAGGCCGCCGACTCGACCGGCGTCTCGGGGCGCCCCGCCACGTCGATGTCCACACTGATCGGCAGCGGCAGGCTTATCGCCAACGCGCGGATGGCACCGTCGAGGCCGCGTTCGGCCAGCACAGGCGGATGGATGCCACGCACCAGGTGCCGCAGCTCCGTGAGCGCGAACCCGCTCGTCTCCCGCGCCTCGACCAGCAGCTTGCGAACCGCCTCCGAATCCCGGTCGAGCAGCTCCTCGGCAAGACCGATCGTCATGCCGAGCGACACGAGCCGCGCCTGCGCGCCGTCGTGCAGGTCGCGCTCGATGCGGCGTAGCTCGGCGGCCTGGGCGTCCACGGTGTCGGCGCGAGTCTCGGTCAGATGGGCCACGCGCAGGCGCAGTTCGGCACTCTTGGTCGGGGCAAGCAACAGCCTGGCGAAGAGGGCTTCCCCGAGACGTAGCCGGGGAGCAGCGAGAAGTCCGATTGCCAGGATCACTACGCCCTGGGGCAGGGACATCAGCCCTTCGTTGACATTGTCGATCGGCCAGAACAAGCCGTAGCCGTACCAATCAGTGCCGAGGTAGATCCAGAGCGGAAGCAGAATGATGCCCTGCACCCCATACGCCGGTACGCCCAGGGCCAGCCCTCCCACCAGGATGCCGAGGATGGCGCCCGGCACCAACCAAGCCACGTCGCGCCAGGTTGTTGGGTCGGTGAGGATCCACTTGTAACGCCGCCAGCCCGCGGGTAGGGCATTTCGGGGGGCAGGCGTGTAAGGGACAGCGATCGGCACACCGGCGCCTGCCGCCCATCGGCGCGCCAGACCGACGCGGGCTCTCAGCAACCACGTCATGAACGGCAGCGCGACCATGCCGATGCCTGCCACCGGGAGCAGAGCGACCGCTACCAGCCACAGCACGAGCAACGGGAAGTTGAGCACGGACAGGAAGATGCCGAGGACCCCGAACGCCACGGCGCGTATGCCGTCGCGTACCCACGAGCTTGTCTTCATGCGCCCATTCTCGGCCGCTCCCCGGCCTTTGACGGTAGTGCTGGCACCCGTATCGCCGGTAGATCCAGGTCTAGTAGTGCTGGCACCACCCCGAAGCCGGGACCCAGCACTACTGACGATCATGAACTTTCGCGAGAGCGTCGATGCATGACAACGACGACGGAGCGGCTCCGTTCCACTGCCGGCAGCGACTTCGCCGAGCTCGGCAGAAGGATCGCCCGCGCCGGGCTGCTGGATCGCAAACCCCTTTACTACTCGGTGCGCTTGAGCATCGTGACCCTGCTTCTGCTCGGCGGCTGGGCTGCCTTCTTCCTGATCGGCGCGTCATGGTGGACCTTGGCGGTGGCCGTGCTGCTCGCGATCACGTACGCGCAGGTGGCGCTCGTGGCGCACGACCTCGCCCATCGACAGGTCTTCCGCACCGCGACCGCCAGCTCGCGCGCCGGCATGCTCGCCGGCAACCTGGCGATCGGCATGAGCTACGGCTACTGGCAGGACAAACACACCAGGCATCACGCCAATCCCAACCACGACGACCTGGATCCGGACGTCGCGCCCGCCGTGTTGATCTGGTCGCAGGACGCGGCCCGCCGGCGCCGCTCACCGTTCCAGCGCTGGCTGACCCGTCATCAGGCATGGCTGTTCTTCCCACTGCTCACACTGCTG includes:
- a CDS encoding response regulator transcription factor, whose amino-acid sequence is MRVVIAEDLVLLRDGLTRLLEAFDFEVVETVDNGPALLPALLHHRPDVAVVDVRLPPTFTDEGLQAAIAARRHIPGMPVLVLSQHVEPLYARELLSGEGGGVGYLLKDRVANVSQFVDAVRRVATGGTAMDPEVVAQLLARREPLRALTVREREVLAEMAEGRSNAAIATKLFITEKAISKHINNIFMKLAMPPSDDDNRRVLAVLTYLNS
- a CDS encoding sensor histidine kinase, producing the protein MKTSSWVRDGIRAVAFGVLGIFLSVLNFPLLVLWLVAVALLPVAGIGMVALPFMTWLLRARVGLARRWAAGAGVPIAVPYTPAPRNALPAGWRRYKWILTDPTTWRDVAWLVPGAILGILVGGLALGVPAYGVQGIILLPLWIYLGTDWYGYGLFWPIDNVNEGLMSLPQGVVILAIGLLAAPRLRLGEALFARLLLAPTKSAELRLRVAHLTETRADTVDAQAAELRRIERDLHDGAQARLVSLGMTIGLAEELLDRDSEAVRKLLVEARETSGFALTELRHLVRGIHPPVLAERGLDGAIRALAISLPLPISVDIDVAGRPETPVESAAYFAVAEALTNVVRHSAAHTAAVTIRHSENLMSIVVLDDGHGGADPGAGTGLRGMERRLAAFDGTMTLSSPPGGPTVVTLELPCALSSPKTLFSSGTG
- a CDS encoding oxidoreductase, yielding MTSLRKLSMAALALATLAATSGFTSSAPAPSWRLSDTGVTARFRGLAPVSAKTAWVAGSEGTILRTVDGARSWQRVDPPGAADLQFRDIEAFDAEHAVALSIGEGDQSRVYITANGGRTWQETFRNTDPAAFYDCVSFLDRRHGLALSDPVGGKFRILATADGGRSWSVQPTTGMPDALPGEFAFAASGTCLVSAAGRAWFATGGGARARVFTTADGGRTWHVSDSGIPSGPSAGIYSLAFRDPRHGLAVGGDYATPETAPDAAATTRNGGRTWTPARTEPGEYRSGVAWLTATTALAVGPTGSDITDNGGRTWQEFDSGSFDAVQCAGSTCWASGEQGRVATLTRKH
- a CDS encoding sensor domain-containing diguanylate cyclase; the encoded protein is MRLRNWIAVVVSVLLLLAVGIVGVLVNRSALRAADTVHRADTQALAVNNATLAGSVQGQSAKDLAAYAGSYPFNLGAGHAGDQASLTEYVKKSDFFNYGAAVTTLTGTVLDATTINALPPTTDAGYARMLMLLKAGAPGFSPVMLVPSSDGKPIAVQGVAVPIQVGGATAAVLIGFTELSRTTLQAYTAKLRSDAHVTSIIDPNGVIGFSSDANAIGSAVDAQIVAAVRAKPAGASFVTYKSGGTSRIASVVSGDVLPGGWAYVRTQTTASFDGAVHSRSQTINVTLLAMLLIGAVGISALGYRTQVQRRRADARFQALFQHAPDMVAVLDAEGRIAFSSPSAASVLHFPPGSLQGRSVFELVHEEDRPAMADVFGRLKGERAAVVRLQTRILNSRGDATWFEFTASNQMHNPALNGIVINARDISENRAFQERLAYEAQHDALTGLPNRRRLQDALDSSLRRDAVAVLFVDLDGFKPVNDVFGHEAGDELLRQVAVRLSACVREDDVLARVGGDEFVVLMPGIVAPGDAAAMSARVRAAVQRPFLVFGQEVTIGASVGVHLAAPADDPDQALRAADHAMYSVKRGHKNLEPVRAGRHRAVDERLR